The genomic window gtgtaaccgaacattatatgctcAGTGTAAGTTTCAATTGTACTGTTCATTTcaggtaaattacttttctaatcctacggtgccacgcccgtttaatAAACCGcataacttaaacatttttttgtaaattattttattttcaagtttttagtctttaattaatgcctattatttctcattatatttagttcatttagctactcattattacaaggactctttcctgacaatttgttacaatcatagtcctcaatacataatccttccagagACTTTACTCGACCCAGCGccgcgtatgcttgtccctccgcgaactccaaagtattttgatgtcccTTCCACCGGacggtatgtaatatttgttccaaatatgagcctaatcggagcacaaatacgatttacgGCATGCCAAGTGTgagcgctgccacgcccattttcaaaaatttcaccaaatttctaGTTTGCCTCACAAAGTCAATCAACTCTTCGCATAATGAACTATcgcatttcttaaatttttagaaattttcgatatcgaaaaagttggcgaaATTATCTTCGACTTCACCAATCTTTTTAACGCAGGGACGAACATGACCCAATAAAATTCTCTTTCGATGCGTTTGTATCATACAGtagaaccgttatccaatctaagCTATAAAACTCTTACGTTCAAGTAcccgctgggtataaaaacaatatttttggaTGCAGGTGTACGGGTTTCGCCCAACGTTAAGCCAGAAAGTAGAGCGATAAGAATTTCTTAAGAAGCAAAAGTGCGAGACAATATAAAAGAATGATAATTTTGCAAATACCTTATTCATATTACAAACAACAAACCAGCTAGTAACATATTGAATTAAAAGCTTTCCTTAAACAAAAATGACGCCGTTTTGGACTTTTTTAGCTGTAAATTTTTGTCAACATTTTATCAACTACGCTCACAATTCACCGGTGTCTGGGCAATCATTTACAAACACTGAGTCTCCAATTGCAAAGGCAGACTTCAAAGGTGAGCGAGCAGCACAAAACAATGATGACAGCTTCAACTACGATGGACGCATCGTCGGTGGTATGCCCACCTCCATTCTCAATTTTCCATATCAAGTGTCGCTGCAATACAAAGGCGAACATATTTGTGGCGGCGCCATCATACGTCCAAACGTCATCATCACAGCAGCTCACTGTGTTGAGAAATCGATGCAAGTGACTGCATTTAAAGTGCGTGCTGGTGCTACGCGACATTCGTTTGGCGGCCAGCTGCGTAACGTTGTACGTATCCTGAGGCATGAAGGTTACTCCCCCACCACCTACAACTACGATATTGCATTACTGCAACTTGAGCAATCGCTGATATATTCACAAATGGTGAAACCAATACAATTGGCTGCATCGCATGAAAGTTTATCCGCACAAACGACCCTATTGATCAGTGGTTGGGGTCTTACCAGCGAAACGGGCTATTTGCCAACGTTTCTGAATTACGTGGATGTAAAAGTGATACAACAAGAGATTTGCGTGCAGAATTTTAAATATGTTGTGCCCATTACTGAGGAAATGTTTTGTGCTGGATACAGTAATGGTGGTAAAGATGCGTGTCAGGGTGATTCAGGTGGTCCTTTAGTTGCGAACAAGCGAAGCATAGCAACGCTTTATGGCATTGTGTCTTGGGGTGTGGGTTGCGCCCAAAAGAAGTATCCTGGCGTTTATACTAACGTGTCGGCATTGCGGTCGTGGATTGATGGAAAGTTGGAGGATTTAAAGAGTTGAAATATAAGGAAGTTATTAGTGATATTTCTTTTTCTGCATAGCTAGTTCTGATAAATATAGTTTTAGTATATGTTGTATATTTAGTTGCAAGATAAAAACAATTAGTTTAGAAGAAACGCGTTTTATTTCAGATCTCTTTTTTTACCGACCCATGGTAATGACACAACACGGCTTATATATAGAAATCTCAATCTACTTCGCATTCCAATTCCAAAATTGTTGACTTGCTCATGACTTCAGCATTTTGTTAAGTTAAGACCCATGCTGAAAAATAGGACCATACCCAGGACAGTTTACTCGGTGTAGACTTGACTTCTTATTTAGTTGGAAAATTGTACCACTACATACCACCTTATGGAAATGTGTGTGATCAAATAAATCCAGGATGCAAGCCAAGATAAGCGGTTACGTTAAACACAGTGCATCTCCCATTTCCATTACCACTTAATTGGTTTCAAGTGACATTGAGAATGTTAAATCATGCAGTGGACCCGGACGGAGTAACCATGCCAACGCACTTTAGCAATTTTTGTCAAACTTTATCATTCTTGAAGAATGGAAATATGAAGGGTGGTGCCACTGCTAAACCTTGAGAAATAGAGCTTTTGATGTTCTACCATTCGAATAATTGGTTacttgtttagcaaaagctgttCAGTAAAATAATCGACGATCACTAATCAATTAGGTGTTTCATTCGATTGGCGACAGATTGGACTATTCGAATAgttttttgtaatttgtaattaaTTCTACCATTTGTTAAGACGTTGTGCATTTACAATTTGCTTTATTGACATCCTTAGGCACTAGAAAAGGAATTCCATACCCAGGTACGTTTCCGGAAACACATTTAATTTTGAATTGTCGGCTTGCCAGGCACCAGCATAGattcagaaaactacatagcaTTACCACCGCTCTAAATGCCATTAGCGTCCAAACAAGTTATGGagaagcaaaaaaaacaaaaagctttTGGCACAGTGAACTACTGAAAGACTACCCTTGCACACACACTTACAAGATGGACAGCGAATTACTTGAGTAGTTGAAGGGCAACGGTGCAATTTAGGAATGAAATATCCaaactaaaaataattaaataaaggtGCCTCGGGTGGCATTTCCCATATTTTTTTAAACTTCTACATCTTGAagcttcctgtcccaccagaaaGATTTATCATTGTTTCCGCAAATGAAGGATTATCTCTCTAAACgcttggtttcctcggaaagcggtgccgctttatgacgaccgctaaagaacgcccggtatactcaccgttttcagcggcaccACTTTGCTGGAAACTATGAACACTTACGGCAGACGatccacaaaattttattttcatttttccctttttttttagtttttcctattatttttttaaccgcacatacaaaaataaaacatgttaaaaaattttaattcaaaaatgttgtttattttataaatatttgacaaaagGTTCACCGgtttgacaatagcggtggcaaaaaacggtgatgaacgagtttctaccctCATGACGACAGGGTTGTTTTATGCCCGgtcgctatattacgttacggtgaaatTCACCGTTTTCTTGGTTTACACATAATTACTTTTTCACTGCAACAATTTTGACAtcatactctaccgctatgtaacggccactaaatagcggcaccgctttcgaggaaaccaagccttaacccTTCCAGTTTTTCACATCGACCATGTCTATTGCagtggaaaattatttaaaaattagaaCTCGTTGAAAGTTATTTTCACTAAATTTTTTCCACTAGTGGAAACAAAATTCTCCACTTGCACTAAATTTCGAGAAATGGTAGCAGCTATACTTTTTTTAGTGGtagtgaattttttttagaaCGCTGTGCCCTACTATGCCTATTTTGATTTGTGGTGCTGAGCAGCAAAAATATCCTCAAGTCTCTCGCTAGCAGCACTTGGGCGAAAagtaaagaaacgctcatagctactcataacaagtaaggaaggctaagtttgggtgtaaaggaacattacatactcagtagagagctttggagacaaaataagggaaaatcaccatgtaggaaaatgaacctagggtaaccttggatgtgtttgtacgacatctgtatcaaatggaagatattaaagggtattttaaaagggagtgggccttagttttataggtggatgccttttcgagatatcgccatgaaggtggaccaggcgtgactctagaatttgtttgtacgatatgggtatcaaatgaaacgtgttaatgagtattttaaaagggagtgggccttagttctattggtggacgccttttcaagatatcgccataaaggtggaccaggagtgactctagaatttgtttctacgatatgggtatcaaatgaaacgtgttaatgagtattttaaaagggagtgggccttagttctattggtggacgccttttcaagatatcgccataaaggtggaccaggagtgactctagaatttgtttctacgatatgggtatcaaatgaaacgtgttaatgggtattttaaaagggagtgggccttagttctacaggtggacgccatttcaggataacgccataaaggtggaccagggctgactctagaatttgtttctacgatatgggtatgaaatgaaaggtgtaatgagtattttaaaggggagtgggccttagttttataggtggacgccttttcgagatatcgccatgaaggtggaccagggctgactctagaatttgtttgtacgatatgggtatcaaatgaaaggtgttaatgagtgttttaaaagggagtgggccatagttctattggtggacgccttttcaagatatcgccataaaggtggaccaggagtgactctagaatttgtttctacgatatgggtatcaaatgaaacgtgttaatgagtattttaaaagggagtgggccttagttctacagctggacgccatttcaggatatcgccataaaggtggaccagggctgactctagaatttgtttgtacgatatgggtatcaaatgaaaggtgttaatgagtattttaaaagggagtgggccttagttctattggtggacgccttttcaagatatcgccataaaggtggaccaggagtgactctagaatttgtttctacgatacgggtatcaaatgaaacgtgttaatgagtattttaaaagggagtgggccttagttctacaggtggacgccatttcaggataacgccataaaggtggaccagggctgactctagaatttgcttctacgatatgggtatgaaatgaaaggtgtaatgagtattttaaaggggagtgggccttagttttataggtggacgccttttcgagatatcgccatgaaggtggaccaggcgtgaatctagaatttgtttctacgatatgggtatcaaatgaaacgtgttaatgagtattttaaaagggagtgggccttagttctacaggtggacgccatttcaggataacgccataaaggtggaccagggctgactctagaatttgtttttacgatatgggtatgaaatgaaaggtgtaatgagtattttaaaggggagtgggccttagttttataggtggacgccttttcaaaatatcgccatgaaggtggaccagggctgactctagaatttgtttgtacgatatgggtatcaaatgaaaggtgttaatgagtattttaaaagggagtgggccatagttctattggtggacgccttttcaagatatcgccataaaggtggaccaggagtgattctagaatttgtttctacgatatgggtatcaaatgaaacgtgttaatgagtattttaaaagggagtgggccttagttctacagctggacgccatttcaggatatcgccataaaggtggaccagggctgactctagaatttgtttgtacgatatgggtatcaactgaaaggtgttaatgagtattttaaaagggagtgggccatagttctattggtggacgccttttcaagatatcgccataaaggtggaccaggagtgattctagaatttgtttctacgatatgggtatcaaatgaaacgtgttaatgagtattttaaaagggagtgggccttagttctacaggtggacgccatttcaggataacgccataaaggtggaccagggctgactctagaatttgtttttacgatatgggtatgaaatgaaaggtgtaatgagtattttaaaggggagtgggccttagttttataggtggacgccttttcaaaatatcgccatgaaggtggaccagggctgactctagaatttgtttgtacgatatgggtatcaaatgaaaggtgttaatgagtattttaaaagggagtgggccatagttctattggtggacgccttttcaagatatcgccataaaggtggaccaggagtgattctagaatttgtttctacgatatgggtatcaaatgaaacgtgttaatgagtattttaaaagggagtgggccttagttctacagctggacgccatttcaggatatcgccataaaggtggaccagggctgactctagaatttgtttgtacgatatgggtatcaaatgaaaagtgttaatgagtattttaaaagggagtgggccttagttctacaggtggacgccatttcaggataacgccataaaggtggaccagggcagactctagaatttgtttctacgatatgggtatgaaatgaaaggtgtaatgagtattttaaaggggagtgggccttagttttataggtggacgccttttcgagatatcgccatgaaggtggaccagacgtgaatctagaatttgtttgtacgatatggctatcaaatgaaaggtgttaatgagtattttaaaagggagtgggccttagttctacaggtggacgccatttcaggataacgccataaaggtggaccagggcagactctagaatttgtttctacgatatgggtatgaaatgaaaggtgtaatgagtattttaaaggggagtgggccttagttttataggtggacgccttttcgagatatcgccataaaggtggaccaggagtgactctagaatttgtttctacgatacgggtatcaaatgaaacgtgttaatgagtattttaaaagggagtgggccttagttctacaggtggacgccatttcaggataacgccataaaggtggaccagggcagactctagaatttgtttctacgatatgggtatgaaatgaaaggtgtaatgagtattttaaaggggagtgggccttagttttataggtggacgccttttcgagatatcgccatgaaggtggaccagacgtgaatctagaatttgtttgtacgatatggctatcaaatgaaaggtgttaatgagtattttaaaagggagtgggccttagttctattggtggacgtcttttcaagatatcgccataaaggtggaccaggagtgactctagaatttgtttctacgatatgggtatcaaatgaaacgtgttaatgagtattttaaaagggagtgggccttagttctacaggtggacgccatttcaggataacgccataaaggtggaccagggctgactctagaatttgtttctacgatatgggtatgaaatgaaaggtgtaatgagtattttaaaggggagtgggccttagtttcataggtggacgccttttcgagatatcgccatgaaggtggaccaggcgtgactctagaatttgtttgtacgatataggtatcaaatgaaaggtgttaatgagtattttaaaagggagtgggccttagttctattggtggacgccttttcaagatatcgccataaaggtggaccaggagtgactctagaatttgtttctacgatatgggtatcaaatgaaaggtgttaatgagtattttaaaagggagtgggccttagttctacaggtggacgccatttcaggataacgccataaaggtggaccagggctgactctagaatttgtttctacgatatgggtatgaaatgaaaggtgtaatgagtattttaaaggggagtgggccttagtttcataggtggacgccttttcgagatatcgccatgaaggtggaccaggcgtgactctagaatttgtttgtacgatataggtatcaaatgaaaggtgttaataagtattttaaaagggagtgggccttagttctattggtggacgccttttcaagatatcgccataaaggtggaccaggagtgactctagcatttgtttctacgatatgggtatcaaatgaaacgtgttaatgagtattttaaaagggagtgggccttagttctacaggtggacgccatttcaggataacgccataaaggtggatcagggctgactctagaatttgtttctacgatatgggtatcaaatgaaacgtgttaatgagtattttaaaagggagtgggccttagttctacaggtggacgccatttcaggataacgccataaaggtggaccagggctgactctagaatttgtttctacgatatgggtatgaaatgaaaggtgtaatgagtattttaaaggggagtgggccttagtttcataggtggacgccttttcgagatatcgccatgaaggtggaccaggcgtgactctagaatttgtttgtacgatataggtatcaaatgaaaggtgttaatgagtattttaaaagggagtgggccttagttctacaggtggacgccatttcaggataacgccataaaggtggaccagggctgactctagaatttgtttttacgatatgggtatgaaatgaaaggtgtaatgagtattttaaaggggagtgggccttagttttataggtggacgccttttcaaaatatcgccatgaaggtggaccagggctgactctagaatttgtttgtacgatatgggtatcaaatgaaaggtgttaatgagtattttaaaagggagtgggccatagttttattggtggacgccttttcaagatatcgccataaaggtggaccaggagtgattctagaacttgtttctacgatatgggtatcaaatgaaacgtgttaatgagtattttaaaagggagtgggccttagttctacagctggacgccatttcaggatatcgccataaaggtggaccagggctgactctagaatttgtttgtacgatatgggtatcaaatgaaaggtgttaatgagtattttaaaagggagtgggccatagttctattggtggacgccttttcaagatatcgccataaaggtggaccaggagtgattctagaatttgtttctacgatatgggtatcaaatgaaacgtgttaatgagtattttaaaagggagtgggccttagttctacaggtggacgccatttcaggataacgccataaaggtggaccagggctgactctagaatttgtttttacgatatgggtatgaaatgaaaggtgtaatgagtattttaaaggggagtgggccttagttttataggtggacgccttttcaaaatatcgccaagaaggtggaccagggctgactctagaatttgtttgtacgatatgggtatcaaatgaaaggtgttaatgagtattttaaaagggagtgggccatagttctattggtggacgccttttcaagatatcgccataaaggtggaccaggagtgattctagaatttgtttctacgatatgggtatcaaatgaaacgtgttaatgagtattttaaaagggagtgggccttagttctacagctggacgccatttcaggatatcgccataaaggtggaccagggctgactctagaatttgtttgtacgatatgggtatcaaatgaaaagtgttaatgagtattttaaaagggagtgggccttagttttattggtggacgccttttcaagatatcgccataaaggtggaccaggagtgactctagaatttgtttctacgatacgggtatcaaatgaaacgtgttaatgagtattttaaaagggagtgggccttagttctacagctggacgccatttcaggataacgccataaaggtggaccagggcagactctagaatttgtttctacgatatgggtatgaaatgaaaggtgtaatgagtattttaaaggggagtgggccttagttttataggtggacgccttttcgagatatcgccatgaaggtggaccagacgtgaatctagaatttgtttgtacgatatggctatcaaatgaaaggtgttaatgagtattttaaaagggagtgggccttagttctattggtggacgccttttcaagatatcgccataaaggtggaccaggagtgactctagaatttgtttctacgatatgggtatcaaatgaaacgtgttaatgagtattttaaaagggagtgggccttagttctacaggtggacgccatttcaggataacgccataaaggtggaccagggctgactctagaatttgtttctacgatatgggtatgaaatgaaaggtgtaatgagtattttaaaggggagtgggccttagtttcataggtggacgccttttcgagatatcgccatgaaggtggaccaggcgtgactctagaatttgtttgtacgatataggtatcaaatgaaaggtgttaataagtattttaaaagggagtgggccttagttctattggtggacgccttttcaagatatcgccataaaggtggaccaggagtgactctagaatttgtttctacgatatgggtatcaaatgaaacgtgttaatgagtattttaaaagggagtgggccttagttctacaggtggacgccatttcaggataacgccataaaggtggatcagggctgactctagaatttgtttctacgatatgggtaacaaatgaaacgtgttaatgagtattttaaaagggagtgggccttagttctacaggtggacgccatttcaggataacgccataaaggtggaccagggctgactctagaatttgtttctacgatatgggtatgaaatgaaaggtgtaatgagtattttaaaggggagtgggccttagtttcataggtggacgccttttcgagatatcgccatgaaggtggaccaggcgtgactctagaatttgtttgtacgatataggtatcaaatg from Eurosta solidaginis isolate ZX-2024a chromosome 3, ASM4086904v1, whole genome shotgun sequence includes these protein-coding regions:
- the LOC137245919 gene encoding trypsin 3A1-like; its protein translation is MTPFWTFLAVNFCQHFINYAHNSPVSGQSFTNTESPIAKADFKGERAAQNNDDSFNYDGRIVGGMPTSILNFPYQVSLQYKGEHICGGAIIRPNVIITAAHCVEKSMQVTAFKVRAGATRHSFGGQLRNVVRILRHEGYSPTTYNYDIALLQLEQSLIYSQMVKPIQLAASHESLSAQTTLLISGWGLTSETGYLPTFLNYVDVKVIQQEICVQNFKYVVPITEEMFCAGYSNGGKDACQGDSGGPLVANKRSIATLYGIVSWGVGCAQKKYPGVYTNVSALRSWIDGKLEDLKS